Proteins encoded together in one Jaculus jaculus isolate mJacJac1 chromosome 7, mJacJac1.mat.Y.cur, whole genome shotgun sequence window:
- the LOC105944257 gene encoding LOW QUALITY PROTEIN: transmembrane protein 209-like (The sequence of the model RefSeq protein was modified relative to this genomic sequence to represent the inferred CDS: substituted 1 base at 1 genomic stop codon), whose product MQGEASPSPSLIDRTIKMRKETEARKVVLAWGLLNVSMAGMIYTEMTGKLISTYYNVIYWPLWYIELALASLFSLNALFDFWRYFKYTVAPTSLVVSPGQQTLLGLKTNVVQTTPPRDLAASQIPPSPPSRSPSASPKFTTSCMTGYSPQLQGISSSGNTSYSSGVTYSPVSYNKLASFSSSPSPPYPTTVGPVESSGLRAHYRSSPSVYNSPTDKEDYMTDLRTLDTFLRSEEEKQHRAKLGSPDSTSPSSSPTFWNYSRSVGDYEQTLKKFQYQLACRSQALCTNKDEADLSSKQAAEEVWARVTMNRQLLDHMDSWKAKFRNWINEAILVPLVQEIESVNTQMRQMGCPELQIGEASITSLKQAALVKAPLTPTLNTIVXYLDLTPNQEYLVDRIKELSQGGCMSSFRWNRGGDFKGRKWDTDLPTDSAIIMHVFCTYLDSRLPPHPKYPDGKTFTSQHFVQTLNKPDVTNENVFCVYQSAINPPHYELIYQHHVCSLPKESQYWSIWCEYFMDFW is encoded by the coding sequence ATGCAAGGAGAGGCAAGCCCTAGTCCTTCCCTTATTGACAGAACCATCAagatgagaaaagaaacagaagctaGGAAAGTGGTTTTAGCCTGGGGTCTCCTAAATGTATCCATGGCTGGAATGATATATACTGAAATGACTGGAAAGTTGATAAGTACATATTATAATGTGATATACTGGCCCCTCTGGTATATTGAGCTTGCCCTTGCATCTCTCTTCAGTCTTAATGCCTTATTTGACTTTTGGAGATACTTCAAGTATACTGTGGCACCAACAAGTCTGGTTGTTAGCCCTGGACAGCAAACACTTTTAGGGCTAAAAACAAATGTTGTACAGACTACCCCTCCACGTGATCTGGCAGCCTCCCAAATTCCTCCCTCTCCACCATCTCGTTCACCCAGTGCCAGTCCCAAGTTTACCACCAGCTGTATGACAGGATACAGCCCTcaactgcaaggcatttcttctAGTGGCAATACTTCTTACAGCTCTGGAGTGACCTACTCACCGGTCAGTTATAATAAGCTGGCAAGCTTTagttcctctccttctcctccgtATCCAACCACCGTTGGCCCAGTAGAGAGCAGTGGATTGAGAGCCCACTACCGATCTTCACCCAGCGTCTATAACTCGCCCACCGACAAAGAGGACTACATGACGGACCTGCGGACTTTAGACACTTTCCTGAGAAGCGAAGAGGAGAAGCAACACAGAGCTAAGCTGGGGAGTCCAGACTCTACTTCTCCTTCCAGCAGCCCTACTTTCTGGAACTACAGCCGTTCTGTGGGGGATTACGAACAGACGTTAAAGAAGTTTCAGTACCAGCTGGCCTGTAGATCTCAGGCTCTGTGCACTAACAAGGATGAAGCTGACCTCAGTTCTAAACAAGCTGCAGAAGAGGTTTGGGCAAGAGTGACTATGAATAGACAACTTCTTGATCATATGGATTCATGGAAAGCTAAGTTCAGAAATTGGATCAATGAGGCAATATTAGTGCCACTTGTACAAGAGATTGAGTCTGTCAACACCCAGATGAGACAAATGGGTTGTCCAGAACTACAAATAGGAGAGGCTAGTATTACTAGCTTAAAACAAGCTGCCCTGGTCAAAGCCCCTCTCACCCCAACGCTGAATACAATTGTGTAGTATCTCGACCTGACGCCAAACCAGGAATATTTGGTTGACAGGATCAAAGAACTTTCTCAGGGAGGATGTATGAGTTCATTTAGATGGAACAGAGGTGGAGACTTCAAAGGACGCAAGTGGGATACAGACCTGCCTACTGATTCTGCTATCATCATGCACGTGTTCTGTACCTACCTTGATTCCAGATTACCTCCTCATCCTAAGTACCCTGATGGAAAAACATTTACTTCACAGCATTTTGTCCAAACACTAAATAAACCAGATGTTACgaatgaaaatgttttttgtgTTTATCAGAGTGCTATCAACCCTCCCCATTATGAACTTATCTACCAACATCATGTCTGCAGTCTTCCAAAGGAGAGTCAATATTGGTCTATCTGGTGTGAATATTTTATGGATTTTTGGTGA